TTCGCTCAAGTTTTGACACTTGAACGAATAGCTAAAAAATTATTATTTCATTAATACAAGTTCTGTTTCTGCTGGAAGTTTAGTAACATTTCTCATTGTATAGCCTTCATCAGTTTTAACAAGTTCGAAAGAAACCTTATCATCTTTTGCTATTTCACTTAAATAAGCAACATTTGATTTGAATGCCATTTTCATAGCACCCATTACTTCAGGAATTTCTTCATGGCTAACCATAACCATAGCATTTCCTTCTGAGTCGGCTGCTGGAATTTCGACAATCATTCCACGAACTTCATAAACTGTTTCTTGAGGAGTTTCCTCCACAACAATGGTTTCTTCTGTTGGAGTTTCTTCTAAAAGTTCCATTTCTTCAACAGGAATTTCTTCAGTAGCTTCTGTTTTTTTGGTCTGACAAGCAAACATAAAAGTAGCTGCAAGAGCTACAAGTGCAATCTTTTTCATAAAAAATGAGTTTTGATAAATTTGAATAAGTAAAAGTTGTAAAATCTCAAACTAAAGTTTGAAAGCACAATTTAATCAAAATATAATTATTCTTACTTTTCCTTATTCATTTTCTTTTTATCTTCTTTCTCTAATAGAAAAATAAGCTCGCTTACCAAGTGAGCAGCATTAAAAGAAGCCACCTTCAAAAATTTCTTATATAGCTTAGCTGCATTTTCATCAGCAGTATCACTTATACTTCTAATAACTACAAATGGAACTCCTTGTTGATAACAAATTTGAGCCACTGCGCCACCTTCCATCTCAACAGCTT
This is a stretch of genomic DNA from Bernardetia sp. MNP-M8. It encodes these proteins:
- a CDS encoding copper-binding protein, which gives rise to MKKIALVALAATFMFACQTKKTEATEEIPVEEMELLEETPTEETIVVEETPQETVYEVRGMIVEIPAADSEGNAMVMVSHEEIPEVMGAMKMAFKSNVAYLSEIAKDDKVSFELVKTDEGYTMRNVTKLPAETELVLMK